CTGCGCACTTCTACTGTTTGTAATAATGTCAAACCCTGCTTTGGCAAAATGCAAAACCAAACTTTTCCCAATCCCTTTTGTTCCACCTGTGATAACTGCCGTTTTTTTCATGTGGTCAAAAATAAACAGAAACATTCTAATTTCGCAGCTTCGATTTATCCAATGAAATATAATTATATTTATCATCTTGGGCGGTATGTATTCTTCATTAGAGGTATGTTCAGCAAGCCTGAAAAGGCAAAGATATTTGTAAACAGAGTCTTTGAAGAAATGAATAATATCGGCATCGGTTCGCTGCCTATTGTTGCTATCATCTCGGTCTTTATAGGTGCTGTTACTACTGTTCAGACTGCATATCAGCTTGTATCACCTCTTGTTCCTGCTTCTATTATCGGTCAGATTGTGAGCGATTCTTCTATTTTAGAATTATCTCCGACTATTATGTCGTTAGTTTTGGCGGGTAAAGTAGGTTCTCATATTGCCTCTGAAATAGGCACAATGAGGGTTACGGAGCAAATAGATGCGTTAGAAGTAATGGGTATCAATGCTTCCGGCTATTTGATTTTGCCTAAAATAATCGCTGCATTGTTTATGTTCCCTATTCTCAATATTATTTCTATTACTTTGAGCATTTGGGGAGGTATTACAGCAGGTGAACTTACCGGTGCTTTATCGCAAGAAGAGTTTTTGTTTGGCGCAAGAGAAACTTTTAAGGGATTTGTTGTGTTCTTTTCTATTCTTAAAGCGGTTACGTTTTCCTTTATTATTACTTCTATTTCTGCTTACCAAGGGTATCATACAAGCGGTGGTGCATTAGAAGTAGGAACATCCAGCACAAGATCAGTGGTGTATAGTTGTGTGATGATTTTATTTGCAGATTATATTTTAGCACAACTCCTTTTAAAATAAAGCCCATGATTGAATTACTGCATGTCAATAAGTCGTTTAATGGAATCCAAGTCTTAAATGATATTAATATTCAATTTAATGCCGGAGAGTTGAACTATGTCATTGGTTCTTCGGGTGGAGGAAAAAGTGTATTGATGAAGTGTATGGTTGGACTGGTAAAACCTGATTCAGGCAGTATTTTGTATGACGGAAGAGATTTTTTAGCTAAAAATGAAGATGAAGTACGGGCGGTTAGGCAAGAAATAGGTATGTTGTTTCAAGGCACTGCATTATTTGATTCTCTTA
The sequence above is drawn from the Bacteroidia bacterium genome and encodes:
- a CDS encoding ABC transporter permease, producing MKYNYIYHLGRYVFFIRGMFSKPEKAKIFVNRVFEEMNNIGIGSLPIVAIISVFIGAVTTVQTAYQLVSPLVPASIIGQIVSDSSILELSPTIMSLVLAGKVGSHIASEIGTMRVTEQIDALEVMGINASGYLILPKIIAALFMFPILNIISITLSIWGGITAGELTGALSQEEFLFGARETFKGFVVFFSILKAVTFSFIITSISAYQGYHTSGGALEVGTSSTRSVVYSCVMILFADYILAQLLLK